In a genomic window of Candidatus Competibacteraceae bacterium:
- the phoU gene encoding phosphate signaling complex protein PhoU: MAFANSQHTVKRFDAEIQQIVNLVLEMGQTVERQVSRACEVFRTVDAEAAREVIAGDHAVNRWDMEIDRSCVRLLSRRQPMSTDLRLVMSLNKAVNDLERIGDEAKTIAERTLSIHERGVRLPGGLPEEVDQLAAIASQRIKLALDCLVRLDVEQSWTLVRTDKADDVFQAILRALSASVLDGELAVATIIDMAIALKALKRVAERAQNLAEYVIYIIEGQDVRHNIG, translated from the coding sequence ATGGCGTTCGCCAACAGCCAACATACCGTCAAGCGCTTCGATGCGGAAATCCAGCAAATCGTCAATTTGGTGTTGGAGATGGGTCAGACGGTGGAACGGCAGGTCAGCCGCGCATGTGAGGTTTTTCGAACGGTCGACGCCGAGGCGGCGCGAGAAGTGATCGCCGGCGATCATGCGGTAAACCGCTGGGACATGGAAATCGATCGAAGCTGCGTGCGCTTGCTCAGCCGCCGGCAACCGATGAGCACTGATCTGCGCTTGGTGATGTCATTGAACAAGGCGGTCAACGACCTGGAGCGAATCGGTGATGAGGCTAAAACCATCGCCGAAAGAACGCTGAGCATTCATGAGCGCGGCGTTCGACTGCCTGGCGGCCTGCCTGAAGAAGTGGATCAATTGGCCGCAATAGCGAGCCAGCGGATCAAGCTGGCGCTCGATTGCTTGGTTCGACTGGACGTAGAGCAATCCTGGACGCTGGTTCGCACCGATAAAGCGGATGATGTATTTCAGGCTATCCTACGCGCGCTGAGCGCCAGCGTTCTCGATGGCGAACTGGCGGTGGCGACGATCATCGACATGGCGATCGCGCTGAAGGCCCTGAAGCGGGTCGCCGAACGGGCGCAAAATCTGGCCGAGTATGTGATCTATATCATCGAAGGGCAGGACGTTCGCCACAATATTGGCTGA
- a CDS encoding 1-acyl-sn-glycerol-3-phosphate acyltransferase: protein MSVRAHRFSFAVVNLFLRSLLFSAGMLISVGIVGLAIVLSFFLPFLYRYRISQLWARFNIWWLRVTCGIAYRLSGTEHIPNRPVVVMAKHQSTWETIFFHQYLPPLAWVLKRELLWLPFFGWALALLRPIAINRESGTSAVKQVIRQGVKHLRQGQWVLIFPEGTRTSPGVRKRYGVGGAVLATHSQYPVLPVALNAGEFWPRRGFLKYPGTVQVVFGPLIESAGHSAQELNQKVEDWIEGTMTQISNVPVVVPSGTSG from the coding sequence ATGTCTGTCCGAGCCCATCGTTTTTCCTTCGCCGTTGTGAACTTATTCTTGCGATCGTTGCTATTTTCAGCGGGCATGTTGATCTCGGTCGGGATCGTCGGCCTTGCCATCGTATTGAGCTTTTTTCTTCCCTTCCTCTATCGCTATCGGATATCGCAGCTTTGGGCGCGCTTTAATATTTGGTGGCTGCGCGTGACGTGTGGGATCGCTTATCGTTTGAGCGGTACCGAACATATTCCCAACCGCCCGGTCGTCGTGATGGCCAAGCATCAGTCGACGTGGGAGACGATTTTTTTTCATCAATACCTGCCTCCCCTCGCATGGGTTTTGAAGCGCGAGCTGCTGTGGTTGCCGTTTTTCGGTTGGGCGCTGGCGTTGCTGCGCCCGATTGCGATTAACCGCGAGTCGGGCACCTCAGCGGTCAAACAGGTCATCCGGCAGGGCGTAAAGCATCTGCGGCAAGGGCAGTGGGTTCTGATCTTCCCCGAAGGGACCCGCACCTCACCCGGCGTCCGTAAGCGTTACGGGGTGGGAGGCGCGGTGCTCGCCACTCACAGTCAATATCCAGTGCTGCCGGTGGCGCTGAACGCCGGGGAATTTTGGCCCCGACGGGGATTTCTCAAGTATCCTGGAACGGTTCAGGTGGTCTTTGGTCCTTTGATTGAGAGTGCCGGCCATTCGGCTCAGGAGCTGAATCAGAAGGTAGAAGACTGGATCGAAGGCACCATGACGCAAATCAGTAATGTGCCGGTCGTTGTGCCATCGGGCACTAGTGGATAA
- the gmhB gene encoding D-glycero-beta-D-manno-heptose 1,7-bisphosphate 7-phosphatase: MKLIILDRDGVVNEESDAFIKSPEEWIPLPGSLEAIARLSHAGYRVVVATNQSGLARGLFDLHTLNLIHRKMHRMAQEMGGLIDAVFFCPDVDEANPFRKPNPGMFLEIGRRLKCGLTAVPVVGDSARDIRAARAANAWPLLVRTGKGAKTLEQDLGICANVEVFDDLAAVADFLIARSG, translated from the coding sequence ATGAAATTGATCATCTTGGACCGTGATGGCGTCGTCAACGAAGAGTCGGACGCTTTTATCAAATCCCCTGAGGAGTGGATACCGCTCCCTGGCAGTCTCGAAGCCATCGCTCGCCTCAGCCATGCCGGTTACCGGGTCGTGGTGGCCACCAATCAGTCGGGGCTCGCCCGAGGGTTGTTCGACCTGCACACCCTCAACCTGATCCACCGGAAAATGCATCGGATGGCACAAGAGATGGGTGGCTTGATCGATGCGGTTTTTTTCTGCCCGGATGTGGATGAAGCCAACCCCTTTCGCAAGCCCAATCCAGGTATGTTTTTGGAGATCGGCCGGCGTTTGAAATGCGGTTTGACGGCGGTGCCGGTGGTGGGCGATAGCGCGCGGGATATTCGGGCGGCTCGCGCGGCCAACGCTTGGCCTTTGCTGGTGCGGACTGGTAAGGGCGCGAAAACGCTCGAACAGGATTTAGGGATTTGCGCCAATGTTGAGGTGTTCGATGATCTGGCCGCCGTGGCCGATTTCTTGATTGCCCGTAGTGGCTGA
- a CDS encoding glycine--tRNA ligase subunit beta, protein MPEFRDLLIEIGTEELPPKALFDLALAFEKGIREGLAKAGFPNDAIRRFATARRLAVLIDRLPVRQPDRQLERRGPALSAAFGPDGKPTNAAEGFARSCGVSVAELQRLETAKGAWLIHVSTEAGAATADLIPGVVEAALAGLPIPKRMRWGDRDEEFVRPVHWVVLLFGDDIIPASIMGVKTGRETRGHRFHRPEPILLTAPSEYARQLALEGKVIADFAERRDKVRAQAEAVASQLHGTAVIKPELLDEVTALVEWPVALAGNFEQRFLDVPSEALISTMQDNQRYFPVVDANGQMLPHFITMTNLESRDPAQVRAGNERVIRPRFSDAEFFWNQDRKQPLAARQAALEQVVFQQKLGTVADKSRRVAVLARFIAEHGRGNPDWAERAARLAKCDLLTQMVQEFPELQGIMGRYYALHDQEDAEVAQAQEEQYLPRFAGDRLPVSATGRALALADRIDTLLGIFAIGQPPSGAKDPFALRRAALGVLRILIEGELDLDLAATLERAAAGFEPAVRAEQVVKTVFEFIVERLRGYYLDQGVRADTVEAVLECQPSRPLDFDRRVRAVDAFRALPEAASLTAANKRIRNILKKVETVLPFAIQPERLVEEPEQALAGRLAELASEVVPLMESGLYAEALRRLAGLREPVDVFFDRVMVMAEDPALRDNRLALLNELSSLFLRVADFSRLQE, encoded by the coding sequence ATGCCTGAGTTCCGCGATCTGCTCATTGAAATCGGCACCGAGGAACTGCCGCCAAAAGCGCTGTTCGATCTGGCGCTAGCGTTTGAAAAAGGCATCAGAGAGGGTCTGGCCAAGGCGGGGTTTCCGAACGACGCCATCCGACGTTTCGCTACTGCACGTCGTCTGGCGGTCCTGATCGATCGTCTGCCGGTCCGGCAACCCGACCGCCAGTTGGAACGGCGTGGGCCGGCCTTGAGCGCCGCCTTCGGCCCCGACGGCAAGCCCACGAATGCGGCGGAAGGTTTTGCTCGCTCCTGCGGGGTGAGCGTCGCCGAATTACAGCGGCTGGAAACCGCTAAGGGAGCCTGGCTGATCCACGTCAGTACCGAAGCAGGCGCGGCGACCGCTGACTTGATTCCCGGCGTGGTCGAAGCCGCGCTCGCGGGGTTGCCGATCCCGAAGCGGATGCGCTGGGGCGATCGCGACGAGGAGTTTGTCCGGCCGGTGCATTGGGTGGTATTGCTCTTTGGCGATGACATCATTCCCGCCAGCATCATGGGAGTCAAAACCGGTCGGGAGACGCGCGGCCATCGCTTCCACCGCCCGGAGCCGATCCTGCTGACTGCTCCAAGCGAGTATGCCCGACAACTCGCTCTTGAGGGTAAGGTGATCGCCGATTTCGCCGAGCGGCGCGATAAAGTGCGCGCCCAAGCGGAAGCGGTCGCCTCACAGTTGCATGGAACGGCGGTCATCAAACCGGAATTGCTCGATGAAGTGACGGCCTTGGTCGAGTGGCCGGTGGCGCTGGCCGGCAACTTCGAGCAACGTTTTCTTGATGTGCCTTCCGAAGCGTTGATCAGCACCATGCAGGATAATCAGCGCTATTTCCCGGTGGTGGACGCGAACGGTCAGATGTTGCCGCACTTCATTACCATGACGAATCTGGAAAGCCGTGATCCCGCGCAAGTGCGGGCCGGGAACGAACGAGTCATCCGGCCCCGCTTCAGCGACGCCGAATTTTTCTGGAATCAGGATCGCAAACAACCGCTAGCGGCGCGGCAGGCCGCCCTCGAACAGGTCGTTTTCCAGCAGAAGCTGGGGACTGTGGCCGATAAGAGCCGGCGGGTGGCCGTACTGGCGCGCTTTATCGCCGAGCACGGGCGCGGTAACCCGGATTGGGCGGAACGGGCGGCGCGATTGGCCAAGTGCGATCTACTGACCCAGATGGTGCAGGAGTTTCCAGAGCTCCAAGGGATCATGGGCCGCTATTACGCCCTGCACGACCAGGAAGACGCTGAAGTCGCGCAAGCTCAGGAAGAACAGTACTTACCGCGCTTCGCCGGCGATCGGTTGCCCGTTTCCGCCACCGGCCGCGCCCTGGCGCTGGCTGACCGAATCGATACCTTGCTGGGGATTTTCGCCATCGGCCAGCCGCCTTCCGGCGCCAAGGACCCCTTCGCGTTGCGACGGGCCGCGTTGGGTGTCTTACGAATTCTGATCGAGGGCGAATTGGATCTCGATCTGGCGGCTACGCTGGAGCGCGCCGCCGCCGGTTTCGAACCGGCCGTTCGGGCCGAGCAGGTGGTCAAGACCGTTTTTGAATTCATAGTGGAGCGGCTGCGCGGCTATTATCTGGATCAGGGGGTGCGCGCCGATACCGTCGAGGCGGTGCTGGAATGCCAGCCGAGCCGGCCGCTGGATTTCGACCGCCGCGTGCGCGCCGTCGATGCCTTCCGAGCGCTGCCGGAGGCGGCCAGCCTGACCGCCGCCAACAAACGGATCCGCAACATCCTCAAAAAAGTCGAAACCGTGTTGCCGTTTGCGATTCAACCCGAGCGCCTGGTCGAGGAGCCCGAACAGGCGCTGGCCGGCCGGTTGGCGGAATTGGCCTCCGAGGTGGTGCCGCTGATGGAAAGCGGGCTTTATGCGGAAGCGCTCCGTCGGCTGGCGGGCTTGCGCGAACCCGTGGATGTTTTCTTCGATAGGGTGATGGTCATGGCCGAGGATCCTGCCTTGCGCGACAATCGCCTGGCTTTGTTGAACGAGCTCAGCAGCTTGTTTCTGCGGGTGGCGGATTTTTCACGGCTCCAGGAATGA
- the glyQ gene encoding glycine--tRNA ligase subunit alpha, producing the protein MLVRDVSTFQGLILALQDYWAAQGCVLLQPYDMEVGAGTFHPATFLRAIGPEPWSAAYVQPSRRPTDGRYGENPNRLQHYYQYQVVIKPSPLALQELYLGSLKQLGLDPLIHDIRFVEDNWESPTLGAWGLGWEVWLNGMEITQFTYFQQVGGLDCKPVTGEITYGLERIAMYLQGVESVFDLLWTDGPLGRVTYGDVFHQNEVEMSTYNFEQADTAALFGWFDTCEAESARLIALGLPLPAYEMTLKASHTFNLLDARKAISVTERQRYILRVRTLARAVAQAYYDARAALGFPMRARQTAAQGQEVAHA; encoded by the coding sequence ATGCTCGTGCGCGATGTTTCAACTTTTCAGGGGCTGATTTTGGCCCTGCAAGACTATTGGGCTGCTCAAGGCTGCGTACTGCTGCAACCCTACGATATGGAAGTGGGCGCGGGGACCTTTCATCCCGCCACTTTCCTGCGCGCGATCGGCCCCGAACCGTGGAGCGCCGCCTACGTCCAACCCTCCCGCCGCCCCACCGACGGCCGCTACGGCGAAAATCCGAACCGCTTACAACACTATTATCAATATCAGGTGGTCATCAAACCCTCGCCGTTGGCGCTTCAGGAGCTTTACCTGGGATCGCTCAAGCAACTCGGCCTCGACCCATTGATTCACGATATTCGCTTCGTCGAAGACAATTGGGAATCTCCGACCCTAGGCGCGTGGGGGCTAGGCTGGGAAGTGTGGCTGAACGGCATGGAGATCACCCAATTCACTTATTTCCAGCAGGTCGGCGGCTTGGATTGCAAACCGGTCACCGGTGAGATCACCTATGGCCTGGAACGCATCGCCATGTACCTACAAGGCGTGGAAAGCGTGTTCGATCTGCTCTGGACCGACGGGCCGTTGGGGCGGGTGACCTATGGCGACGTGTTCCACCAAAACGAGGTGGAAATGTCCACCTACAATTTCGAGCAGGCTGATACCGCCGCGCTGTTTGGCTGGTTCGATACTTGCGAAGCCGAGAGCGCGCGGCTGATTGCGCTTGGCTTGCCCTTGCCGGCTTATGAGATGACCTTGAAAGCCTCCCATACCTTCAACTTGCTAGACGCCCGCAAGGCGATTTCTGTCACCGAGCGCCAGCGCTATATCCTGCGGGTCCGTACCCTGGCGCGGGCGGTGGCACAAGCCTATTACGATGCCCGTGCCGCCCTCGGTTTTCCGATGCGCGCCCGACAGACCGCCGCTCAGGGCCAAGAGGTCGCCCATGCCTGA
- a CDS encoding asparagine synthase codes for MSCLFGYCGPPADGLLERMAALLAHRCPLGWERASGSTATGETVAIGHGIAAWNQETQLARQSDDLLGYGGVLFATEILAGQGNTADQLLAALRQKPAAEASLERLTGAFVLTLSRDDTVYLVRDPAGVKVVYWTVRQNRLLFASEIKALFADPTVPRRMRAGALPEYLTFSFVPDVGTMFEGIEELQPGSILRFCRGRVEIRRHFRFEELEADPGRPIAEYPALVRTALEHSVAECLAVSGAKRPAVFLSGGIDSSAVLAVAAQQQPQTAFPTLSAHFGAEYARENDFVQLMVDRYDTEHRWLEIRPASFLEHLREIIWRLDDPIGDPVTMPNYLLARTAAQVADVVLNGEGGDPCFGGPKNLPMLLARLYGPLPGEPPNGWLERNYLRAFQRCYQDLDALLDPALRREAGGDAALIGLLEPFFQTSQPRDFINKLMAMNIRLKGANLILVKVEKMTAANGVLALPPLFSRRIIETSMMCPPNTKLEGAVEKSVLKKATRDIVPQPIIDRPKSGMMVPVRFWFQGELRRYGEQLLSRKNLQHCGFFNPDYVKRLLNYQMEGVPGLRHGLKLWMLMTFLLWYEQMVEAPSPSGPVPPLRESR; via the coding sequence ATGTCGTGTCTGTTCGGCTATTGCGGCCCCCCAGCGGACGGCTTGTTGGAACGGATGGCGGCCTTACTGGCGCATCGCTGTCCCCTCGGGTGGGAACGCGCCAGCGGTAGCACCGCAACCGGCGAGACGGTGGCAATCGGCCACGGGATCGCCGCATGGAACCAGGAAACCCAACTGGCCCGACAGAGCGACGATCTACTCGGCTATGGCGGCGTCTTGTTCGCCACCGAGATTTTAGCGGGGCAGGGCAACACCGCCGACCAACTGTTAGCCGCTCTCCGCCAAAAGCCCGCCGCCGAAGCTTCACTGGAACGTTTGACCGGGGCTTTCGTACTGACCTTAAGCCGAGATGACACCGTTTATCTGGTGCGCGACCCGGCCGGCGTCAAGGTAGTGTATTGGACTGTGCGGCAGAACCGGTTGTTGTTCGCCAGCGAAATTAAAGCCCTGTTTGCCGATCCCACGGTACCCCGCCGGATGCGGGCCGGAGCGTTGCCGGAGTATTTGACCTTCAGTTTCGTGCCAGACGTCGGCACGATGTTCGAGGGGATCGAGGAGTTGCAACCCGGCTCCATCTTGCGCTTCTGCCGCGGCCGGGTAGAGATACGCCGCCATTTCCGCTTTGAAGAATTGGAAGCGGACCCTGGACGTCCCATCGCTGAATATCCGGCATTGGTGCGCACCGCTTTGGAGCACTCTGTCGCCGAGTGTTTGGCGGTCAGCGGAGCAAAACGCCCCGCCGTCTTTCTGTCTGGCGGAATCGACTCCAGCGCGGTGCTGGCCGTCGCCGCCCAACAGCAGCCACAGACGGCCTTTCCGACCTTATCGGCACACTTCGGGGCGGAATACGCGCGAGAAAACGACTTCGTGCAATTGATGGTGGATCGCTATGACACCGAGCACCGTTGGCTGGAAATTCGTCCCGCCAGCTTTCTCGAACACCTGCGAGAGATCATCTGGCGATTGGACGATCCCATCGGCGATCCGGTGACGATGCCCAACTATCTGCTGGCGCGGACGGCGGCTCAAGTCGCCGATGTCGTCTTGAACGGAGAGGGTGGCGATCCGTGTTTCGGCGGCCCCAAAAATCTGCCGATGCTGCTGGCCCGCCTGTACGGGCCTTTGCCGGGCGAACCGCCTAACGGCTGGCTGGAACGCAACTACCTGCGGGCTTTTCAACGTTGTTATCAGGATCTCGATGCTTTGCTGGACCCCGCGCTACGCCGGGAAGCGGGTGGCGACGCCGCCTTGATCGGTCTGTTGGAACCTTTTTTCCAGACCTCGCAACCACGAGATTTCATCAACAAACTCATGGCCATGAACATCCGGCTCAAGGGCGCCAATCTGATTCTGGTGAAAGTGGAGAAAATGACGGCGGCCAATGGCGTGTTGGCGCTGCCGCCGCTGTTTTCCCGGCGCATCATCGAAACCAGCATGATGTGCCCGCCCAACACCAAACTGGAAGGGGCGGTGGAAAAAAGCGTTCTCAAAAAAGCAACGCGGGACATCGTGCCGCAACCGATCATCGACCGGCCCAAATCAGGCATGATGGTGCCGGTACGGTTCTGGTTCCAGGGCGAGTTGCGCCGCTACGGCGAGCAGTTGCTCTCGCGCAAGAACCTTCAGCACTGCGGTTTTTTCAATCCCGATTATGTCAAACGTCTGCTGAATTACCAGATGGAAGGCGTTCCCGGCCTGCGACACGGCTTGAAGCTATGGATGCTGATGACCTTCCTGCTCTGGTACGAGCAGATGGTCGAAGCGCCATCGCCTTCCGGGCCGGTTCCCCCATTGCGCGAGAGCCGCTAA
- a CDS encoding cupin domain-containing protein produces the protein MADRASGSGFVPLAIGSGLLLDLGSIQIGGWAEEPLRLPAGMTVYGMITSGQARLSDAETGPFALRAGMFFVVPDGGEISGGGGLFIALPGYRGLRQIGGPLETAGRLRYIDGCSDTLLICPPRLGDPCLNHLHIPPHTDQTPHTHPSVRIGVILRGSGECRTPGGVYPLQPSMGWYIPTGCLHSFYTEDEALDVIAWHPDSDFGPRDDDHPMINRTLIPR, from the coding sequence ATGGCTGACCGCGCGTCCGGTTCGGGTTTCGTCCCGCTCGCCATCGGATCAGGTTTGCTGCTGGACTTGGGTAGCATCCAGATCGGGGGTTGGGCGGAAGAGCCGTTGCGCTTGCCGGCCGGAATGACCGTTTACGGCATGATCACGAGCGGCCAAGCCCGACTATCCGACGCCGAAACCGGCCCTTTTGCCTTGCGCGCGGGGATGTTTTTTGTAGTCCCCGACGGGGGAGAAATCAGCGGTGGCGGCGGCTTGTTCATCGCCCTGCCTGGCTATCGGGGTTTGCGGCAAATCGGCGGCCCGCTGGAAACGGCGGGCCGTCTGCGTTATATCGACGGCTGTAGCGATACGCTGCTGATTTGCCCTCCCCGTCTGGGTGATCCCTGTTTGAACCATCTGCATATTCCGCCGCATACCGATCAGACCCCTCACACGCACCCTTCGGTGCGGATCGGGGTCATTTTGCGCGGGTCCGGCGAATGCCGCACGCCAGGCGGCGTTTATCCCTTACAGCCAAGCATGGGTTGGTATATCCCGACCGGTTGCCTGCATTCTTTTTATACTGAAGATGAAGCGCTCGACGTGATCGCTTGGCATCCCGACAGCGATTTTGGGCCGCGCGACGACGATCATCCGATGATCAATCGCACGCTGATTCCCCGTTAG
- a CDS encoding HNH endonuclease, with amino-acid sequence MYGLEQQVLHTDVTGMPLEWVDYQQAVRLYHAEQVAYTCGMALYTVRGGINARSGQQSLIVVNSIIATQGGAYARLRAREDYAPPLSNASLFRRDCNTCLYCGETFHVRDLSRDHVRPIVQGGVDHWNNVVTACKPCNHHKGGKTPEQSGMQLLAIPFTPNHAEYVYLQGKRVLADQMDFLRAHFPRSSPLHQRLARLS; translated from the coding sequence ATGTACGGATTGGAGCAACAAGTCTTGCATACGGATGTCACCGGAATGCCACTGGAGTGGGTTGATTATCAGCAGGCGGTGCGCTTGTATCACGCCGAACAGGTCGCCTATACCTGCGGGATGGCCCTGTATACGGTGCGCGGTGGCATCAATGCGCGCAGCGGCCAACAAAGCCTGATTGTCGTGAACTCCATCATCGCCACCCAGGGCGGCGCCTACGCCCGGTTGCGCGCCCGCGAGGATTACGCGCCGCCGCTGTCGAACGCATCGCTGTTCCGGCGTGACTGCAATACCTGCCTGTATTGCGGTGAGACCTTCCATGTGCGAGATCTGTCGCGCGATCACGTCCGACCCATCGTTCAGGGTGGCGTCGATCACTGGAACAACGTGGTCACCGCCTGTAAGCCCTGCAATCACCACAAGGGCGGTAAAACTCCAGAGCAGTCCGGTATGCAGTTGCTGGCGATTCCGTTTACGCCCAATCACGCGGAGTACGTCTATCTGCAAGGCAAGCGGGTGCTGGCCGATCAGATGGATTTTTTACGCGCGCACTTCCCGCGCTCCAGCCCGTTGCACCAGCGGCTGGCGCGTTTGTCCTGA